One window from the genome of Saccharomyces mikatae IFO 1815 strain IFO1815 genome assembly, chromosome: 4 encodes:
- the RKM2 gene encoding protein-lysine N-methyltransferase (similar to Saccharomyces cerevisiae RKM2 (YDR198C); ancestral locus Anc_8.406): MNGKVDSLLTWLKKSDKFYIAPNISICESPESGRGIILNHGSIKKNDTIVSVPSSKQLNFHTILYHISKFNKELNIPGITINRKQIDYEKNVIDVGNKGSIDPRYELYSQLSKKFLLSLSSFQLISFYILVENHLLPKWTHNEIHSDWKPFFDVWPSMEELRSIPAIWYCDPSSQYHSLMKYLPAASQNHMTRIGGLVRGDWNIISEIVLKWNDICNSFYGIEKSEKITSDELFSLFLHIYFVINSRCLYAEVPLKVEDPMNNFTLVPYVDFLNHICEVDLHCYPQLNIQLKSEGEKSIGIGQFSIRCGEHSYENINEELFLNYGAHSNDFLLNEYGFVVDENKWNYLDISSDVIELVNDDKKEVKTFLSRHGYWGDYTINENDISYRILVALNYFVTRDERRVRRFIEGYISEDYFKPKISPVLKNLLASLTVKYTKILDQLIEEQNNGEDKLCLQNIITIYKGYIKILTQHLKDVES, translated from the coding sequence ATGAATGGAAAGGTTGATTCATTGTTAACATGgctaaaaaaatcagataaGTTTTATATAGCGCCCAACATCAGCATCTGTGAATCACCAGAATCGGGTAGAGGGATCATCCTCAATCACGGatctatcaaaaaaaatgataccATTGTTTCAGTACCGAGCTCGAAGCAACTAAACTTTCACACCATCTTATACCATATTTCAAAGTTCAATAAAGAGCTTAACATTCCTGGTATTACAATCAATAGAAAGCAGATCGactatgaaaaaaatgttattGATGTGGGAAATAAAGGCTCAATTGATCCAAGATATGAATTATATTCtcaattatcaaaaaaatttttgctAAGTTTATCATCATTTCAACTGATatcattttatatattggTGGAGAACCATCTATTGCCAAAATGGACTCACAATGAGATTCACTCAGATTGGAAACCATTCTTTGATGTATGGCCCTCAATGGAGGAGTTGAGATCCATACCAGCCATTTGGTATTGTGATCCTAGTTCACAATACCACTCCCTTATGAAATATCTACCTGCTGCTTCGCAAAATCACATGACAAGAATCGGTGGCCTTGTCAGAGGAGATTGGAATATCATTTCAGAGATAGTTTTGAAATGGAATGATATTTGTAACTCTTTTTACGGTATTGAGAAGTCAGAGAAAATTACAAGTGATGAGTTATTCTCCCTGTTCCTCCATATTTATTTCGTTATAAATTCGAGATGTCTCTATGCCGAGGTTCCGTTGAAAGTAGAGGACCCCATGAACAATTTCACCTTAGTCCCTTATGTTGATTTTCTTAACCACATTTGCGAGGTAGATTTGCATTGCTATCCTCAGTTAAATATTCAGTTGAAATCAgaaggagaaaaaagtatTGGAATTGGGCAATTTAGCATTAGATGCGGGGAACATAGTtatgaaaatatcaatgagGAACTCTTTTTGAATTACGGAGCACATTCAAATGATTTCTTACTGAACGAATATGGATTTGTCGTAGACgaaaataaatggaactaCTTAGACATATCTAGCGACGTCATTGAACTAGTAAACGATGATAAAAAGGAGGTCAaaacatttttatcaaGGCATGGCTATTGGGGAGATTATACGATCAATGAGAATGACATAAGCTATAGAATATTAGTTGCATTGAACTATTTTGTAACAAGAGATGAAAGGAGAGTCCGCAGATTCATTGAAGGTTACATATCAGAAGATTATTTCAAACCCAAAATATCTCCAGttttaaaaaatttattaGCATCATTAACTGTAAAATATACTAAAATACTTGACCAGTTGatagaagaacaaaataatgGTGAGGATAAACTCTGCCTACAAAACATAATCACCATATACAAAGgatatataaaaattctTACACAACACTTGAAAGACGTGGAATCATAG
- the MSS116 gene encoding ATP-dependent RNA helicase (similar to Saccharomyces cerevisiae MSS116 (YDR194C); ancestral locus Anc_8.402) encodes MLTSVLIKSRAPLFVGRSLSVLLSSCYRINREVSTRSYHDGSRDEKHFGRYQRNDNNSRSRNSRFNSRPRSRTREDDDEVHFDKTTFSKLIHVPKEENSKEVTLDSLLEEGVLDKEIHKAITRMEFPGLTPVQQKTIKPILSSEDHDVIARAKTGTGKTFAFLIPIFQHLMNTKFDSQYMVKAVIVAPTRDLALQIESEVKKIHDMNYGLKKYGCVSLVGGTDFRAAMNKMNKLRPNIVIATPGRLIDVLEKYSNKFFRFVDYKVLDEADRLLEIGFRDDLETISGILNEKNSKSVDNIKTLLFSATLDDKVQKLANNIMNKKECLFLDTVDKNEPEAHERIDQSVVISEKFANSIFAAVEHIKKQIKERESNYKAIIFAPTVKFTSFLCNILQNEFKKDLPILEFHGKITQNKRTSLVKRFKKDESGILVCTDVGARGMDFPNVHEVLQIGVPSELANYIHRIGRTARSGKEGSSVLFICKDELPFIRELEDAKNIVIAKQEKYEPNEEIKSEVLEAINDEAEDISDVVVSLISSYRSCIKEYRFSERRILPEIASTYGVLLNDPQLKIPVSRRFLDKLGLSRSPIGKAMFEIKDYSGNRGRIENSYGDEDIDSETSFRDNRSFNNRNGRDYDDEQFGRGNNNRRSFSRGNNRNNYSSRSNNRY; translated from the coding sequence ATGTTGACTTCGGTTTTGATAAAGAGTCGTGCACCTCTTTTTGTAGGTAGGAGTTTATCGGTACTTCTGTCGAGCTGTTATCGAATCAATCGAGAAGTTTCGACAAGATCATATCATGATGGGAGCAGAGATGAAAAACATTTTGGTAGGTACCAGAGGAACGACAATAATAGTAGGTCCAGGAACTCCCGGTTTAATTCTCGTCCACGAAGCAGGACCAgggaagatgatgatgaagtgCATTTCGATAAGACCACTTTTTCTAAGTTAATTCACGTCcctaaagaagaaaactctAAAGAGGTGACCTTGGATTCTTTGTTAGAAGAAGGCGTTCTTGATAAGGAAATACATAAAGCGATTACTAGAATGGAATTCCCTGGTTTGACTCCTGTGCAGCAAAAGACTATAAAACCAATTTTGTCCAGTGAAGACCACGATGTTATAGCAAGGGCCAAAACTGGTACAGGTAAGacttttgcatttttgaTTCCAATTTTCCAGCATTTGATGAACACAAAATTTGATTCTCAGTACATGGTGAAAGCCGTTATTGTTGCACCAACAAGAGATTTAGCTTTACAAATTGAATCCgaggtgaaaaaaattcacgACATGAACTATGGCTTAAAAAAGTATGGTTGTGTCTCGTTAGTTGGTGGTACTGATTTCAGGGCAGCTATGAATAAAATGAATAAGTTGAGACCAAACATCGTTATTGCCACACCAGGTAGATTAATTGATGTTTTAGAAAAGTACTCgaataaatttttcaggttTGTTGACTATAAAGTTCTAGATGAAGCTGATAGACTACTAGAAATCGGATTTAGAGATGACTTGGAAACAATTTCTGGCATACTGAATGAAAAGAACTCCAAATCTGTAGATAACATAAAGACGTTATTGTTCTCAGCTACTTTGGATGACAAAGTACAAAAATTGGCAAACAATATtatgaataaaaaagaatgtctCTTTTTGGACACAGTAGACAAGAATGAACCTGAAGCTCATGAAAGGATTGACCAATCCGTCGTAATTTCTGAAAAGTTTGCCAATAGTATTTTTGCAGCTGTGGAGCATATAAAAAAGCAAATTAAGGAAAGAGAGTCAAATTACAAAGCCATTATTTTTGCACCAACAGTCAAATTTACTTCATTCTTGTGCAACATTTTACAGAATGAGTTCAAGAAAGATCTACCAATTCTAGAATTTCATGGTAAAATTAcacaaaacaaaagaacaagcTTAGTTAAGAGATTCAAGAAAGATGAATCTGGTATACTGGTTTGTACGGATGTAGGTGCTCGTGGGATGGATTTCCCAAATGTCCACGAAGTTTTACAAATTGGTGTTCCATCTGAACTGGCGAATTATATCCATAGAATTGGTAGAACTGCCAGAAGTGGGAAAGAAGGTTCCTCCGTACTATTTATTTGTAAGGATGAATTACCTTTTATCAGAGAACTAGAAGATGCTAAGAATATAGTCATCgcaaaacaagaaaaatacgaaccaaatgaagaaataaaatctGAGGTCTTAGAAGCTATAAACGACGAAGCAGAAGACATATCAGATGTTGTGGTAAGTTTGATCTCCTCTTATAGATCTTGCATTAAGGAATATAGGTTCTCTGAAAGACGCATTCTGCCTGAAATCGCCTCTACTTACGGTGTGTTACTGAATGACCCCCAGTTAAAGATCCCTGTGTCCAGGAGATTTTTAGATAAACTCGGATTAAGCCGTAGTCCAATTGGTAAGGCAATgtttgaaatcaaagacTATAGTGGAAATAGAGGTAGAATTGAGAATTCTTACGgtgatgaagatattgaCTCGGAAACTTCTTTTAGAGACAACAGGAGTTTCAATAATAGGAATGGAAGAgattatgatgatgaacaaTTTGGACGCGGTAATAACAACAGACGTTCATTCTCTCGTGGTAATAACAGAAACAATTACTCAAGTAGAAGTAATAATAGATATTAG
- the VPS64 gene encoding Vps64p (similar to Saccharomyces cerevisiae VPS64 (YDR200C) and FAR10 (YLR238W); ancestral locus Anc_8.408) gives MAELERKRRPPPQLQHSPYVRDQSNSPGMTKTPQTSPPKRPMGRARSNSRSSGSRSNADIDQYTIPTDLDSLPTASPPPSVHQVSQQQQLSPILANKTCSPFETQSQDQSGKPIDPVLGKQVTVPVEAIPPPVLSDLSNLQNGSTETLSATGLSRKKHTHIIILKSLNGTFETKFLVVPFKPDGLKLGRPVTNSINKSNTSSKRDLFSQQVRPDNGNFDSRVLSRNHACLSCDPTTGKIYIRDLKSSNGTFVNGVKIDQNDVELKVGDTVDLGTDIDTKFEHRKISAYVEEISVIPLMNTVSDPTSLMTKKHEFTNNSDSNSTDTNEIQLDRAHHSQHIPIRSHVNERYTEVGVTSATTAQRAAFEAAMFGDVNNIELDDDILGLETEVLSGIFVNNSAGTSINLINMIKTLTTELSLERQESEKLHSMQNFMENYTANLDSINKHMVDMNEKHLLKLSTALQKTLSENNDALLKESEDQLREMKQKSSKIKSACNLKEKQNYEKLEELKGELRDLNLQIEEEKGKNSILTQSNPNNNIINEDSARAKQEYSKKDKKDNDEALESTEELDVIEGKKSKVGKRLLFGLVAISFGLVATAVKQLPQ, from the coding sequence ATGGCAGAactggaaagaaaaagaaggcCTCCTCCGCAACTGCAACATTCTCCCTATGTTAGGGATCAATCCAATTCTCCAGGAATGACAAAGACGCCACAAACGTCACCACCTAAGAGGCCTATGGGGAGAGCTAGATCAAATTCGAGAAGTAGTGGGTCTCGTTCAAATGCTGACATTGACCAATATACCATACCAACAGATTTAGATTCTTTACCTACCGCTTCACCTCCGCCTTCTGTTCATCAAGTTtcacaacaacaacaattgTCGCCGATATTAGCCAATAAAACTTGCTCTCCATTTGAAACTCAGAGTCAGGATCAAAGTGGTAAACCCATAGATCCAGTATTGGGTAAGCAGGTTACAGTTCCTGTAGAAGCAATTCCTCCACCGGTATTGAGTGACCTATCGAATCTCCAGAATGGTTCAACTGAGACATTATCTGCAACGGGGCTATCCCGTAAGAAGCATACCCATATAATTATACTCAAATCACTGAATGGtacttttgaaacaaagttCCTCGTTGTACCATTTAAACCTGATGGACTTAAGTTAGGTCGACCAGTTACCAATAGCATAAACAAAAGTAATACATCATCGAAGAGAGATTTGTTTTCGCAACAAGTTAGGCCTGATAACGGAAATTTTGATTCAAGAGTCCTCTCAAGAAACCATGCTTGTCTAAGTTGTGATCCCACAACGGGAAAGATATATATTCGTGACCTGAAATCCAGTAACGGGACATTCGTTAATGGGGTTAAAATCGATCAAAATGATGTAGAGTTAAAAGTTGGTGATACTGTGGACTTGGGTACTGATATAGACACGAAATTTGAACATAGAAAGATTAGTGCGTACGTAGAAGAGATTTCAGTCATTCCTTTAATGAATACTGTGTCTGATCCTACGAGTTTGATGACTAAAAAACATGAATTCACTAATAATAGTGATAGCAACTCCACCGATACAAACGAAATACAATTGGACAGAGCACATCATAGTCAACACATCCCGATACGATCTCATGTGAATGAGAGGTATACTGAAGTTGGCGTAACATCTGCAACAACGGCTCAAAGGGCCGCTTTTGAGGCTGCCATGTTTGGAGACGTTAATAACATAGAATTGGATGATGATATTTTAGGCTTAGAAACAGAGGTTCTTAGTGGGATTTTCGTTAACAATTCTGCAGGCACAAGCataaatttgataaatatgATAAAAACCCTAACTACTGAACTGTCCTTAGAAAGACAAGAGTCGGAAAAATTGCACTCCATGCAAAATTTCATGGAAAACTACACAGCAAACTTAGATTCAATAAACAAACACATGGTTGATATGAACGAAAAGCATTTACTGAAACTGAGCACAGCCTTACAAAAAACTCTATCAGAAAATAATGACGCGCTACTCAAAGAATCAGAAGATCAATTAAGAGAGATGAAGCAAAAAAGtagtaaaataaaatccGCATGTAacttaaaggaaaaacaaaactatGAAAAGCTAGAGGAACTAAAGGGTGAATTGAGAGATCTGAACCTTCAAATAGAGGAAGAGAAgggaaaaaattcaatattAACACAAAGCAATCCgaacaataatattatcaatGAAGATAGCGCTAGGGCAAAGCaagaatattcaaagaaagacaaaaagGACAACGATGAAGCATTGGAAAGCACTGAAGAATTAGATGTTATTGAAGGCAAGAAATCGAAAGTCGGTAAAAGGTTGCTTTTCGGGTTAGTTGCCATTTCATTCGGATTGGTTGCAACAGCTGTTAAGCAATTGCCGCAGTAA
- the CBS2 gene encoding Cbs2p (similar to Saccharomyces cerevisiae CBS2 (YDR197W); ancestral locus Anc_8.405), which produces MSSSIPRVYSLGNSPMTYLLGLRIAQLPSQPRVPLVVLLLNDQKKLNRFLNNDSKIVVKSNNNNKEIYHRQFMASCVPPILSNGEVAPIENLIVSDASSKFITAQLSKYNKCLKPDTNILFLNPSLNLLEYLHRYRWRSDQTRPNLFMGFTSPVEVGTLHQEFQLSFKTKGKIQFHIAKIDDFPPLGSHSKNSGLPSKGEKDKNEKENGTFYKLFREMTKLRCGIGSNLVTFDLHIHGFHNLFFTELEKLIIESCTEPLLAVYDCVFKKELLKIPGAKNIIRNLINEQLLIIGRSYPSLSNYPNYSIIFDKERMFNLVVRDLEVNGHRRAKLAQSLNQLNQTNINELNGFFVALGKYKKCNSKWNDMILTLVKGKQSITKQKALDYHYL; this is translated from the coding sequence ATGTCAAGTTCGATACCTAGGGTTTATTCCCTAGGTAACTCTCCCATGACGTACTTACTAGGACTAAGGATTGCACAGCTCCCGAGTCAGCCAAGGGTCCCGTTAGtcgttcttcttttgaatgaccagaaaaaattgaatagGTTCCTTAATAATGACTCTAAGATTGTTGTCAAgtcaaataataataacaaagaaatttatCATAGGCAGTTCATGGCATCATGTGTTCCACCCATTTTAAGCAACGGTGAGGTTGCGCCAATCGAGAACCTAATTGTTTCAGATGCTTCCTCAAAATTCATAACAGCCCAACTTTCCAAATACAATAAATGCTTAAAACCTGACACAAACATTTTATTTCTGAATCCAAGTTTAAACTTACTAGAATATTTGCATAGATATCGATGGCGCTCTGATCAAACGAGACCAAATTTGTTTATGGGATTCACATCGCCAGTTGAAGTTGGAACTTTACACCAAGAATTTCAATTATCTTTCAAAACGAAAGGAAAGATACAATTTCATATCGCAAAGATTGATGATTTTCCTCCATTAGGCAGCCATAGCAAGAACTCAGGTCTTCCTTCGAAGGgtgaaaaagacaaaaatgagaaagaaaacgGTACATTTTATAAACTGTTTAGAGAGATGACCAAACTACGATGCGGAATTGGCTCAAATTTAGTGACTTTTGACTTACATATTCATGGTTTTCACAACTTGTTTTTCACTGAGCTGGAGAAATTGATAATAGAAAGTTGTACTGAGCCTTTATTGGCAGTTTACGATTGTGTATTTAAAAAGGAGTTGCTGAAAATTCCTGGAGCGAAAAATATTATTCGaaatttgataaatgaACAACTATTAATCATTGGTCGATCCTACCCATCATTAAGCAATTATCCGAATTATTCTatcatttttgataaagaaagaatgtTCAACTTAGTAGTAAGAGATTTGGAAGTTAATGGTCATAGACGCGCTAAGCTGGCTCAATCTTTGAATCAATTGAATCAAACTAACATTAATGAGCTCAACGGATTTTTTGTTGCTCTTGGTAAGTACAAAAAATGTAATAGCAAGTGGAATGATATGATACTGACTTTAGTGAAGGGAAAACAGTCAATCACTAAGCAAAAAGCATTAGATTATCATTATCTATAA
- the CAB5 gene encoding putative dephospho-CoA kinase (similar to Saccharomyces cerevisiae CAB5 (YDR196C); ancestral locus Anc_8.404): protein MLVIGLTGGIACGKSTVSRRLRDKYKLPIVDADKIARQVVEPGQNAYDQIVLYFKDKIPDLLLEDSHLNREALGKWVFSHKEDLKALNEITHPAIRYAMFKEIGYYYLKGYRMCVLDVPLLFEGNLDSICGVTISVICTQELQLERLMTRNPELSQEDAKNRLSSQMNTDERMTRSDYILQNNSTLVDLYEQIESVIKKIRPSRLRTFLEYFPPFGAVSASGIIMSRLLMKKLQNKKPSEA from the coding sequence ATGTTAGTAATAGGATTGACGGGTGGAATTGCATGTGGTAAGAGCACGGTATCTAGAAGACTGAGAGACAAATACAAACTTCCTATTGTTGATGCAGATAAGATTGCGAGACAAGTGGTAGAACCGGGCCAAAATGCTTATGATCAGATTGTGTTATACTTCAAGGACAAAATACCGGATTTATTATTGGAGGATAGTCACTTGAATCGTGAGGCATTAGGAAAGTGGGTTTTTAGCCATAAAGAGGATTTGAAAGCCTTAAACGAAATAACGCATCCTGCAATAAGGTATGCAATGTTTAAAGAGATTGGTTATTATTACTTGAAAGGGTATAGGATGTGCGTCTTGGATGTACCACTTTTGTTTGAAGGTAATCTAGATTCAATTTGTGGAGTTACTATAAGCGTAATTTGTACGCAAGAATTACAACTTGAACGATTGATGACAAGGAATCCTGAACTTAGTCAGGAGGATGCGAAGAATAGACTAAGTAGTCAAATGAATACTGATGAAAGAATGACAAGGTCAGATTATATCTTACAAAACAATAGCACATTGGTTGATTTATACGAACAAATTGAGAGTgttataaagaaaattcgACCAAGTAGATTAAGAACCTTTCTGGAGTATTTTCCACCTTTCGGTGCTGTAAGTGCCAGTGGCATCATCATGTCCAgattattgatgaagaaacttCAAAATAAGAAGCCTTCAGAGGCATAG
- the NUP42 gene encoding FG-nucleoporin NUP42 (similar to Saccharomyces cerevisiae NUP42 (YDR192C); ancestral locus Anc_8.398) codes for MSAFANPFTSSVKPGLSNTNGANPFTTNGASNTGMGSNVFGRPSFGATSSMTGGATASAFGQPQFGANTNNTGNAPISAFGNTNNVIKPSAFGAPAFGSSAPVNINTPATSSAFGAPSFGSTSFGNTAAMGNPFSKAPSSMGSAFGQTGFGANGTDTTSSSTNHSNNSAFGTTQNVPLTASSPFGSLQQNSSQNASATSSVFGKPAFGTAGNTQSPFSAIQNSSTTTGTGASPFGSFGTNNSNKSPFGDLQNGAAVGTSPFGLTNSKTNNNNESSPFGATDNQASIKQSAFGQGTSGSFVSAPSNPDMNTNTNFQSAFGNKGFSFGIAPQKDTNKVSTTSSTFGQIPNTNIENNSGRSPFGFGQQPMSINTASCKTRFVQGIPSEKDGFLELADLAEETLKIFEANKFELGLVPDVPPPPALVA; via the coding sequence ATGTCAGCTTTTGCTAATCCATTCACATCAAGTGTTAAACCCGGTCTTTCCAATACAAATGGGGCCAATCCTTTCACTACTAATGGTGCTAGTAACACTGGAATGGGAAGCAATGTATTCGGTAGACCTAGTTTTGGAGCAACAAGTTCAATGACAGGAGGTGCTACTGCTTCTGCATTTGGACAGCCACAATTTGGTGCCAATACAAATAATACTGGTAATGCTCCCATTAGTGCTTTCGGTAACACTAATAATGTAATCAAACCATCGGCATTTGGGGCACCTGCATTTGGCTCTAGTGCACCTGTCAATATTAATACGCCCGCAACTTCATCTGCGTTTGGAGCACCATCATTTGGATCAACAAGTTTTGGTAATACGGCGGCGATGGGTAATCCTTTTAGTAAAGCTCCTAGTTCAATGGGATCTGCCTTTGGTCAAACAGGATTTGGAGCGAATGGAACTGATACTACTTCTAGTTCTACAAACCATAGTAATAACTCTGCATTCGGCACTACCCAAAATGTGCCATTAACGGCCTCTTCTCCTTTTGGTTCACTGCAACAAAACTCATCTCAGAATGCATCAGCTACATCATCAGTATTTGGCAAACCCGCTTTCGGCACAGCTGGTAATACACAGTCACCATTTAGTGCCATTCAAAACTCTAGCACAACTACTGGAACAGGAGCATCCCCTTTCGGTTCGTTTGGCACTAACAACAGTAACAAATCGCCTTTTGGTGATCTTCAAAATGGAGCGGCTGTTGGTACGTCACCGTTCGGTCTCACCAATTCCAAaaccaacaacaacaacgaAAGTAGTCCATTTGGAGCTACGGATAATCAAGCCTCAATCAAACAATCTGCTTTTGGCCAAGGCACTAGTGGCAGCTTCGTTTCTGCACCATCAAACCCCGATATGAATACAAATACAAACTTCCAATCTGCTTTTGGTAATAAAGGATTTTCATTTGGAATTGCGCCACAGAAGGATACTAACAAGGTATCAACCACTAGTTCTACATTCGGCCAAATACCGAATACAAATATAGAGAATAATAGTGGCAGGTCGCCTTTTGGGTTTGGACAGCAACCGATGAGTATCAATACAGCATCTTGTAAGACTAGGTTTGTTCAAGGAATTCCTTCTGAAAAAGATGGCTTTCTGGAGTTGGCTGATCTTGCAGAGGAAAcattaaaaatatttgaagCAAATAAGTTTGAACTAGGTCTTGTCCCTGATGTCCCTCCGCCACCTGCACTAGTTGCATAG
- the REF2 gene encoding RNA-processing protein REF2 (similar to Saccharomyces cerevisiae REF2 (YDR195W); ancestral locus Anc_8.403), producing the protein MSAPVPQLVNISHALQASTIQQIRLDMVDFNKDCKLSSIQLARIDKYIDSLQAALNQFTKDNLHIERKDENVTAADVQLYSGLKSMYLDYLNQLIKLKHDKQPHSVPPIANDVSLDFFVNQLPKFSPEERKNYVDNLILNKNSHNRLSKMDGLVDAVINLCVLDTSVSENVRSYMKLLDTLGFQKGSNSTGTKTKLKKKLTSSKAKVRDSEKDKEKDKLKSKTKIKLKPSPLLSNDDDISSSLSSTSSASVKKLKSGLFNKNEDKPSAESLATSSKKKLSFSKYLNKDDADSTKLGAKRTLDLDFKVNPVESTIASNNTASSTSVSPSTTSEATPVSSEEPLKKKTKKSLKDFNVQSILRNGKPKKTRTSNIKFLDDPQLIKVYGDDLPNQGLQVSPTQLKKILKPFKEGEPKEVILFEDMSIKLKSLDLSFLKNTSNNDYIDISETRGGPIHCETRTPLIYRKNFNHFNSDLNKRPPREPIEFDLNGNTNSNPTIAKAFGKNSLLLRKDRGGLPYKHVPIVKRNKYPPRPVR; encoded by the coding sequence ATGTCAGCTCCTGTTCCTCAATTAGTAAATATATCTCATGCCTTGCAAGCTTCCACTATCCAACAAATTCGTTTGGATATGGTAGATTTTAATAAAGATTGCAAATTATCTTCCATTCAATTGGCAAGAATTGACAAGTATATCGATTCTTTACAAGCGGCTTTAAATCAGTTCACCAAAGATAATTTGCATATCGAACGGAAGGACGAGAATGTGACTGCTGCAGACGTGCAACTGTATTCTGGCCTAAAATCAATGTATTTAGATTATTTGAACCAACTAATTAAACTAAAGCATGACAAGCAACCCCACTCTGTACCACCCATCGCTAATGATGTTTCATTAGACTTCTTCGTTAACCAATTGCCTAAGTTTTCTCCCGAGGAAAGGAAGAAttatgttgataatttaaTTCTGAATAAAAACAGTCATAATCGATTGTCTAAGATGGATGGTTTGGTAGATGCCGTCATTAATTTATGTGTCTTGGATACGTCTGTTAGTGAAAATGTACGATCTTATATGAAACTATTAGATACACTGGGTTTCCAAAAGGGTTCGAACAGCACAGGTACAAAGACGAAgctcaaaaagaaattaactAGTTCGAAAGCAAAAGTAAGGGATTCCgaaaaagataaagagAAGGATAagttgaaatcaaaaacgAAAATCAAACTCAAGCCTTCCCCTCTTCTCAGTAACGATGACGATATCTCTTCATCACTGTCTTCTACATCGAGCGCTTCagtgaagaaattaaaatcAGGcttattcaataaaaatgaagataaaCCCTCCGCAGAATCTTTAGCTACTTCTTCTAAGAAAAAACTATCATTTTCTAAATATCTAAACAAAGATGATGCAGATTCTACCAAGCTTGGAGCCAAACGAACTTTGGACCTGGATTTCAAAGTCAATCCCGTAGAGTCGACGATAGCCTCTAACAATACAGCATCTTCTACATCAGTATCACCATCGACTACGTCAGAAGCGACTCCTGTTTCTTCAGAAGAAcctttaaagaagaaaactaaaaagTCTCTTAAAGACTTTAATGTACAATCTATCCTTAGAAATGgtaaaccaaaaaaaaccCGTACAAGTAATATCAAATTTCTGGATGATCCTCAGCTAATAAAAGTTTACGGTGATGATCTACCGAACCAAGGGCTACAAGTTTCTCCTACTCAGctgaagaaaattctaaAACCATTTAAAGAAGGGGAACCAAAGGAAGTTATATTGTTCGAAGATATGTCGATCAAATTAAAGTCTCTAGATTTAAGTTTTCTAAAAAACACAAGCAATAATGATTATATTGATATATCTGAAACTAGAGGTGGTCCAATACACTGTGAAACTAGGACCCCGTTAATCTACAGAAAGAACTTCAATCATTTCAATTCAGACTTGAATAAAAGACCGCCAAGGGAGCCCATAGAATTCGATTTGAATGGAAACACAAATTCAAATCCTACTATTGCGAAAGCATTCGGTAAAAATAGTCTTTTATTGAGGAAGGATAGAGGCGGTTTGCCATACAAGCATGTGCCTatagtaaaaagaaataagtaCCCTCCAAGACCAGTACGCTAA